A genome region from Acidiferrobacteraceae bacterium includes the following:
- a CDS encoding alpha/beta fold hydrolase: protein MENGESKGNRALVFMHGYLGFSEISILGLRIGYFRGLRKALADFDAPVYFPKVAWAGSIEQRANDLARFLADVPEPEIYLVGHSMGGLDGRYLIHHLDPERRVRALVTVCTPHRGSAIADWAFHSRSLVAWVLRRIGRPGLDDLRVGSMEQFNRNIPDRSDVAYRSYAGVRTRSQMPGWWRFWHDLLQKEHGDNDGLVNLSSARWGEYGKTGTMDHVEAVGWNLGWPSRKAHRPFNHFPFYRAIVEELLQRAPYAAGSTDTQYE from the coding sequence ATGGAAAACGGAGAGTCCAAAGGGAATCGTGCCCTGGTATTCATGCACGGATATCTCGGTTTTTCGGAGATATCCATCCTGGGTTTGCGCATTGGATATTTCCGCGGCCTGCGCAAGGCACTCGCCGACTTCGACGCCCCGGTCTATTTCCCGAAGGTGGCCTGGGCGGGATCCATCGAGCAGCGCGCCAATGATCTGGCGCGTTTTCTGGCGGATGTGCCCGAACCCGAAATCTATCTCGTTGGACACAGCATGGGCGGCCTCGATGGCCGCTACCTGATTCATCACCTGGATCCCGAGCGGCGCGTGCGCGCCCTGGTAACGGTTTGTACTCCGCACCGTGGGTCTGCCATCGCCGATTGGGCATTTCATTCCCGCAGTCTCGTCGCCTGGGTGCTTCGCCGGATCGGACGCCCCGGTCTGGACGACCTGCGCGTGGGATCGATGGAGCAGTTCAATCGCAACATTCCCGATCGATCCGACGTCGCCTACCGTTCCTATGCCGGTGTGCGCACCCGGTCACAAATGCCCGGGTGGTGGCGTTTCTGGCACGATCTCCTGCAGAAGGAACATGGCGACAACGACGGCCTGGTGAATCTGAGCTCGGCGCGTTGGGGCGAGTATGGCAAGACCGGGACCATGGATCATGTCGAGGCCGTGGGCTGGAATCTCGGTTGGCCCAGCCGCAAGGCACACAGGCCGTTCAATCATTTTCCGTTCTACCGCGCCATCGTCGAGGAACTGCTGCAGCGCGCGCCATACGCGGCCGGATCGACTGACACACAGTACGAGTAG
- the gcvPB gene encoding aminomethyl-transferring glycine dehydrogenase subunit GcvPB — translation MLIFELSKPGRTNPSQAPKVRAEVSDIPDRFLREESAPLPEVSEMQAVRHYTQLSQKNFSIDTHFYPLGSCTMKYNPRASNSLALLPDLLGRHPHGPVSTGQGFLTCMYELQEMLKDVTGMTAVSLTPLAGAQGEFAGVAMIRAYHDSRGDNGRTEILVPDAAHGTNPATAVMCGYTVREIPTDKDGDVDIEALRAAVGPQTAGLMLTNPSTLGVFEKDVAELAAIVHEAGGLLYYDGANLNAILGKVKPGDMGFDVIHMNLHKTFSTPHGGGGPGAGPVGVNERLEPFLPVPIVVEEQGTYSWATEKMRPQSIGRLSANMGNAGVLLRAYVYARLLGREGMPRVAEFATLNANYMMVRLREAGFQVAFPNRRATHEFIISLKKLKDETGVSAADVAKALLDRGYHAPTTYFPLLIPECFLIEPTETESREELDGFVDALIAIVAEARENPERIKGAPYTLPVRRLDDVKAARELDLVWRPAPSD, via the coding sequence ATGTTGATATTTGAACTGTCAAAACCCGGCCGCACCAACCCCTCCCAGGCACCCAAGGTGCGCGCGGAGGTTTCGGATATACCGGATCGTTTCCTGCGCGAGGAGAGTGCGCCCCTGCCCGAGGTGTCGGAGATGCAGGCAGTGCGGCATTACACGCAGTTGTCGCAGAAGAATTTTTCCATCGATACACATTTCTATCCGCTGGGTTCGTGCACCATGAAGTACAACCCGCGGGCGTCCAACAGCCTCGCGCTTCTGCCCGATCTGCTTGGCCGGCATCCCCACGGTCCGGTGAGCACGGGGCAGGGTTTCCTGACCTGCATGTACGAACTGCAGGAGATGCTCAAGGACGTCACCGGGATGACGGCGGTATCCCTTACTCCGCTGGCCGGGGCCCAGGGAGAGTTCGCCGGGGTCGCGATGATTCGTGCCTATCATGATTCGCGCGGAGACAACGGGCGTACCGAGATTCTGGTGCCGGATGCGGCCCATGGAACGAATCCGGCGACAGCGGTGATGTGCGGTTATACGGTCCGCGAGATCCCGACCGACAAGGATGGTGACGTGGACATCGAGGCCTTGCGTGCCGCGGTGGGTCCGCAGACCGCGGGGCTGATGCTGACCAACCCGTCGACGCTGGGGGTGTTCGAAAAGGATGTGGCGGAACTGGCGGCCATCGTCCATGAGGCCGGCGGCCTGCTGTATTACGATGGCGCGAACCTGAATGCGATTCTGGGCAAGGTTAAGCCTGGTGACATGGGTTTCGATGTGATCCACATGAATCTGCACAAGACCTTCTCCACGCCCCACGGCGGGGGAGGCCCGGGGGCCGGTCCCGTGGGCGTGAATGAGCGCCTGGAACCGTTCCTTCCGGTTCCGATCGTGGTGGAAGAACAGGGCACGTATTCGTGGGCCACGGAAAAGATGCGGCCGCAGTCCATTGGCCGGCTGTCGGCGAACATGGGCAATGCGGGCGTATTGTTGCGGGCCTATGTGTACGCGCGCCTGCTGGGTCGGGAGGGCATGCCGCGGGTGGCGGAGTTCGCAACGCTGAACGCCAATTATATGATGGTGCGTTTGCGTGAAGCGGGCTTTCAGGTGGCATTCCCCAATCGACGCGCCACGCACGAGTTCATCATCAGCCTGAAGAAGCTGAAGGACGAAACGGGCGTGAGCGCGGCCGACGTGGCCAAGGCCCTGCTGGACCGGGGCTATCATGCACCGACCACCTATTTTCCGTTGTTGATACCGGAATGCTTTCTGATCGAGCCGACCGAGACCGAGAGCCGTGAGGAACTGGACGGTTTCGTCGATGCCCTGATCGCCATCGTTGCCGAAGCGCGCGAGAATCCGGAACGTATCAAGGGGGCTCCCTATACCTTGCCGGTACGTCGGCTTGATGATGTGAAGGCTGCGCGGGAACTCGACCTCGTATGGCGGCCGGCGCCATCGGACTAG
- a CDS encoding thioredoxin domain-containing protein, protein MVRKTSSKNRANRLIDETSPYLQQHAHNPVDWYPWGEEALEQARKTDKPILLSIGYSACHWCHVMERESFEDPETARVMNEHFVCIKVDREERPDLDRIYQTAHQMLLQRAGGWPLNMFLTPKEHMPFFGGTYFPPEPRYGMPAFHDLLQRVAEFYTEHRSELHEQNASLADVFRRLERSTATEELSDGILAAARAELGSQYDRVYGGFGNAPKFPHPGAIERFLRWVERTEGGDDEALNMAVHTLTAMANGGIHDQIGGGFCRYSVDERWMIPHFEKMLYDNAQLITLYADAWLLSGEELFRRTAEDIGEWVLREMQSEEGAFFATLDADSEGEEGRYYVWQAEEVRAILDEKEWDVCAKRWGFDREANFEGKWNPYVHMDSQDIAAQSRKPREVVDERITSGRAKLLGERSNRVAPARDEKVLTSWNGLMIHGMARAGRVLDRRDFIDSAMQALDFVRANLWQDGRLLASAKDGKAHLNAYLDDYAFLALGVLELLQARWRDEDLEFAQALADAMLNHFEDGKVGGFFFTSDDHETLVYRPKPVSDEAVPSGNGIAALVLLRLGHLLGETRYLVAAERTLHALMGEASQHPGSCNALLTALEEFLYPGEIVVIRGPEDEAWIWAQSATSSYAPRRMVVSLPPDSASLPDRPARDQLTAYVCTGRSCSPPIDSGEELDRRLA, encoded by the coding sequence ATGGTCCGAAAGACTAGTAGCAAGAACCGAGCCAACCGGCTGATTGACGAAACCAGCCCGTATCTGCAGCAACATGCCCACAATCCGGTCGACTGGTATCCCTGGGGCGAGGAGGCCCTGGAACAGGCACGAAAGACTGACAAACCCATCCTGCTGTCCATCGGCTATTCCGCCTGCCACTGGTGTCACGTGATGGAACGGGAGTCATTCGAGGACCCCGAAACGGCCAGGGTCATGAACGAGCACTTCGTCTGCATCAAGGTCGATCGCGAGGAGCGGCCGGACCTGGACCGCATCTACCAGACCGCCCACCAGATGTTGCTGCAGCGCGCCGGCGGCTGGCCGCTGAACATGTTTCTCACGCCGAAGGAACACATGCCGTTCTTCGGCGGAACCTATTTCCCGCCGGAGCCACGCTATGGCATGCCGGCCTTCCACGACCTGCTGCAACGCGTGGCCGAGTTCTACACCGAACATCGCTCCGAACTTCACGAACAGAATGCATCCCTGGCCGACGTATTTCGACGGCTGGAACGGTCGACCGCAACGGAAGAGTTGTCGGACGGGATACTGGCGGCTGCGCGGGCCGAACTCGGAAGTCAGTATGACCGCGTCTATGGCGGCTTCGGCAACGCACCCAAGTTCCCGCATCCGGGTGCGATCGAACGATTCCTGCGCTGGGTGGAGCGTACCGAAGGTGGCGATGACGAAGCGCTGAACATGGCCGTCCACACCCTTACCGCCATGGCCAACGGTGGCATCCATGACCAGATCGGTGGCGGTTTCTGTCGCTACTCGGTGGACGAACGGTGGATGATCCCCCATTTCGAAAAGATGCTGTACGACAATGCGCAATTGATCACGCTCTACGCCGATGCCTGGCTGCTCAGCGGTGAAGAGCTGTTTCGGCGAACGGCCGAAGACATCGGGGAATGGGTTCTGCGTGAAATGCAGTCGGAGGAAGGTGCATTCTTCGCCACCCTGGATGCGGACAGCGAAGGCGAGGAAGGCCGCTACTACGTATGGCAGGCCGAGGAAGTACGAGCAATCCTCGATGAGAAGGAATGGGATGTATGCGCGAAACGCTGGGGTTTCGACCGGGAAGCCAACTTCGAGGGAAAGTGGAACCCGTACGTGCACATGGATAGCCAGGACATCGCGGCACAGTCCCGCAAGCCGCGCGAAGTCGTGGACGAACGCATCACCAGCGGCCGCGCGAAACTCCTGGGCGAACGCTCAAACCGGGTAGCGCCAGCGCGGGATGAGAAGGTGTTGACGTCCTGGAACGGTTTGATGATCCATGGCATGGCCCGTGCCGGCCGCGTACTGGATCGCCGGGACTTCATTGATTCGGCCATGCAGGCGCTGGACTTTGTGCGCGCGAATCTCTGGCAGGACGGGCGCCTGCTGGCAAGCGCCAAGGACGGGAAGGCCCATCTCAACGCCTACCTGGATGACTACGCCTTTCTTGCCCTTGGCGTGCTGGAGTTGCTTCAGGCCCGCTGGCGCGATGAAGACCTGGAATTCGCGCAGGCGCTGGCGGACGCCATGCTGAACCACTTCGAGGACGGGAAAGTCGGCGGATTCTTTTTCACTTCCGACGATCACGAGACCCTGGTCTACCGCCCCAAGCCCGTGAGCGACGAAGCAGTTCCCTCCGGCAACGGGATAGCCGCCCTGGTCCTCCTGCGCCTTGGCCATTTGCTGGGCGAAACCCGTTACCTGGTTGCCGCCGAACGAACTCTGCACGCCCTCATGGGCGAGGCCAGCCAGCATCCGGGCAGCTGCAACGCCCTGCTCACCGCACTGGAGGAGTTTCTTTATCCCGGCGAGATCGTGGTGATCCGCGGACCTGAAGACGAAGCCTGGATCTGGGCGCAATCGGCAACGAGTTCCTATGCCCCGCGTCGCATGGTTGTGTCGTTACCACCCGACTCCGCTTCACTCCCGGACCGACCCGCACGCGATCAACTGACCGCGTATGTCTGTACCGGCCGCAGCTGTTCGCCGCCGATCGATTCCGGGGAAGAACTGGATCGACGCCTGGCCTGA